A region from the Serinibacter arcticus genome encodes:
- a CDS encoding ThuA domain-containing protein — MKNLLARRSPGVRRAIAAAAAATVAVPMSFAAMASATAVPLPSPEPEIVVEEEDFSVLVFSKTAGFRHDSIPAGIAAIEKLGEENNFAVDTTEDSTQFTDENLANYDAVIWLSTTGDVLNAEQQEAFETYIGNGGGYAGVHAASDTEYDWPWYGELVGAYFAGHPQNQTATIKVEDHAHDSTAHLDDEWVRYDEWYNFRSNPRDTVHVLASLDETTYQAGASAMGIDHPIAWCHTFDGGRSWYTGGGHTIESFEEPDFVRHLLGGIQTAAGAVESDCTATQSSSFERVDLSDSTSNPMALKVADDGTVFYIERDGRVQRIDADTTVTTTVLDLSVTQSNEDGLLGITLDPNFSDNGWVYLYWSPTDLGGSGPHNRISRFTYDAVAQTIDPASGVTLLEVATQRDTCCHAGGDMLFDDEGNLILATGDNTNPFESGGFSPIDERAGRSSYDAQGTSANSNDLRGKLIRITPQDDGTYTVPEGNMFAPGTELTRPEIYAMGLRNPFRIGIDHTSGNLLVADYGPDSSQASPTRGPIGTVEWNIVAEPGFYGWPHCTGDNAGYNDYNFATGQSGEPFDCTGGVVNDSPNNTGLTELPPAIPAEIYYNAGGSPTTPEIGGGGAPMAGDTYVYDPELVSDVKWPAYWDGKAMFGEWNKGTMYSIQLAREDRTDIVDVNRVLPGIFDPSVGFNRPMDFEFGPDGALYVIDWGSGFGGNNPSSGIFKVNYVLGEVSPIARATADVTSGLAPLEVSFSSDGTRHPNGEAITLQWTFGDGSEPSTEANPVHVYEEEGSYVAQLTATDAEGRTGVANVTIVVGNIAPTITITFPENGGFFDFGDQVAYEVVVEDPDGTVDCADVTLFTALGHDSHAHPFEELSGCSGMIQTARDEGHGISENIFWVIEASYIDDGGSVGVPLRADDLQVLQPKTLQAEFFTSTGRLDSSDAAGDPGVVIEPTTDVAGGGSNIGYIEAGDWWAFDPISLAQIDTIALRAASPDGGGTVSLRWNDPEGPELASIDVPATGDWQSYVTTSGAPVEVPEGTGTLYFVSLDGGLNVNWAEFNGRGVTDNVRPDVALTIDDATPTAPATVTATATASDPDGEDSELTYEWDAGLGDGFADGGPEFTFTYEQAGTYRLQVRVTDPGGAFAVEYLTVTVVSESSPPPICLTGRSDDFLGDELDDDRWTTVVRRDQNIRVADGSLVIPASKTDIYGPGGDVSNIVLQELPDGDVVLTTEVSIAAREQYQQAGLIIYGDDDNYAKLVIQGRTASPDAGARIVQLAVEENGTAQEVNTSGLGVDFPDTVQLRLALTDGILTGSYSADGQSWTELPDTLELGEVSELGELKVGLTAFANTSSVSPVIDASFGWFQISPDDTATTPGPDDLFDGDALDACRWSVVREDTDRYRVTDGWLELDTTPTDIYGTDNGEVPNIVVQAQPAQDWTVETIVDVTALDQQYQQGGLILYGDDDNYVKLDVVARNAVGSARDLGLELRSEAGGVVLNPQPGVDGLEGDVFHLRLTKEGDTFTGAFSANGETWTPLAEAVTNTGLAEARVGLFALGAAAEPIVPVRFDHFLVVDDEEVPVEQAFVDVPPGTKFFTEISWLASERISTGWVLPDGTAEFRPVTPVARDAMAAFLYRLAGEPDFQLPEVSPFVDVPTSNQFYTEIAWLSSAGISTGWDNGDGTASFRPLEPIARDAMAAFLYRYSDVEGYPVPEVSAFDDVPTTNQFFTEISWLAENGIATGWIGEGNDGTDIFRPLNPVNRDAMAAFMYRLEHMG, encoded by the coding sequence GTGAAAAACCTGCTCGCACGCAGGTCGCCCGGCGTCCGCCGCGCGATCGCGGCAGCCGCCGCCGCCACCGTGGCAGTACCCATGTCCTTCGCCGCGATGGCCTCGGCCACCGCGGTCCCCCTCCCCTCGCCCGAGCCGGAGATCGTCGTCGAGGAGGAGGACTTCTCCGTCCTCGTCTTCTCCAAGACCGCGGGCTTCCGCCACGACTCCATCCCCGCCGGCATCGCCGCGATCGAGAAGCTCGGCGAGGAGAACAACTTCGCCGTCGACACCACCGAGGACTCCACGCAGTTCACGGACGAGAACCTCGCCAACTACGACGCCGTCATCTGGCTGTCGACCACCGGCGACGTCCTCAACGCCGAGCAGCAGGAGGCGTTCGAGACCTACATCGGCAACGGCGGCGGCTACGCCGGCGTCCACGCCGCCTCCGACACCGAGTACGACTGGCCCTGGTACGGCGAGCTCGTCGGCGCCTACTTCGCCGGTCACCCCCAGAACCAGACCGCCACCATCAAGGTCGAGGACCACGCGCACGACTCCACCGCGCACCTGGACGACGAGTGGGTGCGCTACGACGAGTGGTACAACTTCCGCTCCAACCCGCGCGACACCGTGCACGTGCTCGCCTCGCTCGACGAGACGACCTACCAGGCCGGCGCCTCGGCCATGGGGATCGACCACCCCATCGCCTGGTGCCACACCTTCGACGGCGGCCGCTCCTGGTACACCGGTGGCGGCCACACGATCGAGTCCTTCGAGGAGCCCGACTTCGTGCGGCACCTGCTGGGAGGCATCCAGACCGCCGCGGGCGCCGTCGAGAGCGACTGCACCGCGACGCAGAGCTCGAGCTTCGAGCGCGTCGACCTCAGCGACTCCACGTCCAACCCGATGGCGCTGAAGGTGGCCGACGACGGCACCGTCTTCTACATCGAGCGTGACGGCCGGGTGCAGCGCATCGACGCCGACACCACCGTGACCACGACGGTCCTCGACCTCAGCGTCACGCAGAGCAACGAGGACGGCCTGCTCGGGATCACCCTCGACCCGAACTTCTCCGACAACGGCTGGGTGTACCTGTACTGGTCGCCCACCGACCTCGGTGGTTCCGGGCCGCACAACCGGATCTCGCGGTTCACCTACGACGCGGTCGCCCAGACGATCGACCCCGCGAGCGGCGTCACGCTGCTCGAGGTGGCCACGCAGCGCGACACGTGCTGCCACGCCGGCGGCGACATGCTGTTCGACGACGAGGGCAACCTGATCCTCGCCACGGGCGACAACACGAACCCGTTCGAGTCCGGCGGGTTCTCGCCGATCGACGAGCGCGCGGGCCGCTCCAGCTACGACGCCCAGGGCACGTCGGCCAACAGCAACGACCTGCGCGGCAAGCTCATCCGCATCACGCCGCAGGACGACGGCACCTACACGGTGCCCGAGGGCAACATGTTCGCGCCGGGCACGGAGCTGACCCGCCCCGAGATCTACGCGATGGGGCTGCGCAACCCGTTCCGGATCGGCATCGACCACACCTCCGGGAACCTGCTCGTGGCCGACTACGGCCCCGACAGCAGCCAGGCCTCGCCCACGCGCGGCCCGATCGGGACCGTGGAGTGGAACATCGTGGCCGAGCCCGGCTTCTACGGCTGGCCGCACTGCACCGGTGACAACGCCGGGTACAACGACTACAACTTCGCGACCGGGCAGTCCGGCGAGCCCTTCGACTGCACCGGCGGCGTGGTCAACGACTCCCCGAACAACACCGGGCTGACGGAGCTCCCGCCCGCCATCCCCGCGGAGATCTACTACAACGCGGGCGGCTCGCCCACGACGCCGGAGATCGGCGGCGGCGGTGCGCCCATGGCGGGCGACACCTACGTCTACGACCCCGAGCTCGTCTCCGACGTCAAGTGGCCGGCCTACTGGGACGGCAAGGCGATGTTCGGCGAGTGGAACAAGGGCACGATGTACTCGATCCAGCTCGCACGCGAGGACCGGACCGACATCGTCGACGTCAACCGCGTCCTGCCGGGCATCTTCGACCCGTCCGTCGGCTTCAACCGACCGATGGACTTCGAGTTCGGGCCCGACGGCGCGCTGTACGTCATCGACTGGGGCTCGGGCTTCGGCGGCAACAACCCCAGCTCCGGCATCTTCAAGGTCAACTACGTGCTCGGCGAGGTCTCGCCGATCGCGCGGGCCACGGCCGACGTCACGAGCGGTCTCGCGCCGCTGGAGGTCTCCTTCTCCTCGGATGGCACGCGCCACCCGAACGGCGAGGCGATCACCCTCCAGTGGACCTTCGGCGACGGCTCCGAGCCGAGCACCGAGGCCAACCCCGTGCACGTGTACGAGGAGGAGGGCAGCTACGTCGCCCAGCTCACCGCCACGGACGCGGAGGGCCGCACCGGCGTCGCGAACGTCACGATCGTGGTGGGCAACATCGCGCCCACGATCACGATCACGTTCCCCGAGAACGGCGGCTTCTTCGACTTCGGTGACCAGGTCGCCTACGAGGTCGTCGTGGAGGACCCCGACGGCACGGTCGACTGCGCCGACGTCACGCTGTTCACCGCGCTCGGCCACGACTCGCACGCCCACCCGTTCGAGGAGCTCTCGGGCTGCTCGGGAATGATCCAGACGGCGCGCGACGAGGGCCACGGCATCAGCGAGAACATCTTCTGGGTCATCGAGGCCAGCTACATCGACGACGGTGGCTCGGTCGGCGTGCCGCTGCGCGCCGACGACCTGCAGGTGCTCCAGCCCAAGACGCTCCAGGCCGAGTTCTTCACCTCGACCGGGCGCCTGGACTCCTCTGACGCGGCCGGCGACCCGGGCGTGGTCATCGAGCCGACGACGGACGTCGCCGGTGGCGGCTCCAACATCGGCTACATCGAGGCCGGTGACTGGTGGGCGTTCGACCCGATCAGCCTCGCGCAGATCGACACGATCGCCCTGCGTGCCGCGTCGCCCGACGGCGGCGGGACCGTCTCGCTCCGCTGGAACGACCCCGAGGGGCCGGAGCTGGCGAGCATCGACGTGCCGGCCACGGGTGACTGGCAGAGCTACGTCACCACCTCGGGCGCCCCGGTCGAGGTGCCCGAGGGCACCGGGACGCTCTACTTCGTGAGCCTGGACGGCGGACTCAACGTCAACTGGGCCGAGTTCAACGGCCGCGGCGTCACGGACAACGTGCGCCCCGACGTCGCGCTCACGATCGACGACGCCACCCCGACGGCCCCCGCCACCGTGACCGCCACGGCCACGGCGTCGGACCCCGACGGCGAGGACAGCGAGCTCACCTACGAGTGGGACGCCGGCCTCGGTGACGGCTTCGCCGACGGCGGGCCGGAGTTCACCTTCACCTACGAGCAGGCGGGCACCTACCGCCTGCAGGTGCGGGTCACCGACCCCGGTGGCGCGTTCGCGGTGGAGTACCTCACCGTCACGGTCGTCTCCGAGTCCTCCCCGCCGCCGATCTGCCTCACCGGCCGCTCGGACGACTTCCTGGGCGACGAGCTCGACGACGACCGGTGGACCACCGTGGTGCGCCGCGACCAGAACATCCGGGTCGCCGACGGCTCGCTGGTCATCCCGGCGAGCAAGACCGACATCTACGGGCCGGGCGGCGACGTCAGCAACATCGTGCTGCAGGAGCTGCCCGACGGCGACGTCGTCCTCACGACGGAGGTGAGCATCGCGGCCCGCGAGCAGTACCAGCAGGCCGGGCTGATCATCTACGGCGACGACGACAACTACGCCAAGCTCGTGATCCAGGGCCGCACCGCCTCCCCGGACGCGGGGGCACGCATCGTGCAGCTCGCCGTCGAGGAGAACGGCACGGCGCAGGAGGTCAACACCAGCGGTCTCGGTGTCGACTTCCCGGACACCGTGCAGCTGCGCCTCGCCCTGACCGACGGGATCCTCACGGGTTCGTACTCGGCCGACGGCCAGTCGTGGACGGAGCTGCCGGACACGCTCGAGCTCGGTGAGGTGAGCGAGCTCGGTGAGCTGAAGGTCGGCCTCACGGCGTTCGCCAACACGTCGTCGGTCAGCCCCGTGATCGACGCGTCCTTCGGCTGGTTCCAGATCAGCCCGGACGACACGGCCACGACGCCCGGACCGGACGACCTCTTCGACGGTGACGCGCTCGACGCGTGCCGCTGGAGCGTGGTCCGCGAGGACACCGACCGGTACCGCGTCACGGACGGGTGGCTCGAGCTCGACACCACCCCGACGGACATCTACGGCACCGACAACGGCGAGGTTCCCAACATCGTCGTGCAGGCCCAGCCCGCCCAGGACTGGACCGTCGAGACGATCGTGGACGTCACCGCGCTGGACCAGCAGTACCAGCAGGGTGGTCTGATCCTGTACGGCGACGACGACAACTACGTGAAGCTCGACGTCGTCGCCCGCAACGCGGTGGGGTCGGCGCGCGACCTCGGTCTGGAGCTGCGCAGCGAGGCCGGCGGCGTCGTGCTCAACCCCCAGCCGGGGGTCGACGGGCTGGAGGGCGACGTGTTCCACCTGCGCCTGACCAAGGAGGGCGACACCTTCACGGGTGCCTTCTCCGCGAACGGCGAGACGTGGACGCCGCTGGCCGAGGCCGTGACGAACACGGGACTGGCCGAGGCCAGGGTCGGTCTGTTCGCGCTCGGCGCGGCGGCCGAGCCGATCGTTCCGGTGCGCTTCGACCACTTCCTCGTGGTCGACGACGAGGAGGTGCCGGTCGAGCAGGCGTTCGTGGACGTTCCCCCGGGCACGAAGTTCTTCACGGAGATCTCGTGGCTGGCGTCCGAGCGCATCTCCACCGGCTGGGTGCTGCCCGACGGCACGGCGGAGTTCCGTCCGGTCACGCCGGTGGCGCGCGATGCGATGGCGGCGTTCCTCTACCGCCTGGCGGGTGAGCCGGACTTCCAGCTGCCCGAGGTGTCGCCGTTCGTGGACGTGCCGACGAGCAACCAGTTCTACACGGAGATCGCGTGGCTGAGCTCGGCAGGCATCTCCACCGGGTGGGACAACGGTGACGGCACGGCGAGCTTCCGCCCGCTGGAGCCGATCGCGCGCGACGCGATGGCGGCGTTCCTCTACCGCTACTCCGACGTCGAGGGCTACCCCGTCCCGGAGGTCTCGGCCTTCGACGACGTGCCCACGACGAACCAGTTCTTCACGGAGATCTCCTGGCTCGCGGAGAACGGGATCGCCACCGGGTGGATCGGTGAGGGCAACGACGGGACGGACATCTTCCGCCCGCTGAACCCCGTCAACCGTGACGCCATGGCGGCCTTCATGTACCGGCTGGAGCACATGGGCTAG